In Silene latifolia isolate original U9 population chromosome X, ASM4854445v1, whole genome shotgun sequence, the following proteins share a genomic window:
- the LOC141617799 gene encoding uncharacterized protein LOC141617799 codes for MLAEFDLKYVPLKAVKGRAVANFPADDPIEEDSVTDLWSFPDKNVVHVEDEVWDVYFDGASSSMGYGVGILLISPKREHVPVSIKLDFLATNNAAEYKACLLGLRSSISLNIKKLLEHGDSSLVTNQVTGSWKIKSNSMAPYQAKIEELEKYFEEIHYVHLPREEIQFADALSKLVALVNIPDHIDNMPLCVEQRSAPSYINEINGSEEDEIEPWYTSILKFKDTGEYPDNLDARGKRALWMLSTHFVEANGGQLYKKTAQGVLLRCIDQKIADKVMEEVHDGEYGPHMNTHVLTRKIMRLGYY; via the coding sequence ATGTTAGCTGAATTCGATCTTAAGTACGTACCCTTGAAAGCAGTGAAAGGAAGGGCTGTCGCCAACTTCCCCGCAGACGATCCAATAGAGGAAGACAGTGTTACGGACTTGTGGTCTTTCCCAGATAAAAATGTGGTTCATGTCGAAGACGAAGTATGGGATgtttatttcgatggagcatcgagtAGCATGGGATATGGGGTCGGAATCCTCCTCATTTCACCAAAGAGAGAACATGTACCTGTATCCATCAAATTAGATTTCCTCGCCACCAACAATGCTGCTGAGTACAAAGCATGCCTACTTGGTTTGCGCAGCTCTATTAGTCTAAATATAAAGAAGTTACTGGAACATGGTGACTCATCTTTGGTCACTAACCAAGTAACAGGGTCGTGGAAAATCAAAAGTAATAGTATGGCACCTTACCAGGCTAAGATAGAGGAATTGGAAAAGTATTTCGAGGAAATACACTATGTCCATTTACCCAGAGAAGAGATTCAATTCGCCGATGCTTTGTCTAAGTTGGTAGCCTTGGTTAACATCCCAGATCATATAGACAACATGCCACTATGTGTCGAACAAAGATCAGCACCATCATACATAAATGAGATTAATGGCAGTGAGGAAGATGAGATTGAACCCTGGTACACATCAATCTTGAAATTCAAAGACACAGGAGAATACCCTGACAACCTCGATGCTCGGGGAAAACGAGCATTATGGATGCTCTCGACCCACTTCGTTGAGGCTAATGGAGGGCAACTATATAAAAAGACCGCGCAAGGTGTCTTATTGCGATGTATTGATCAAAAGATAGCCGACAAAGTCATGGAGGAGGTTCATGACGGGGAATATGGACCCCACATGAATACTCACGTGTTGACTCGTAAGATCATGAGACTTGGTTATTACTAA